One genomic segment of Flavobacteriales bacterium includes these proteins:
- a CDS encoding adenylosuccinate synthase, protein MKVDVLLGLQWGDEGKGKIVDVLTPKYQVIGRFQGGPNAGHTLEFNGIKHVLHTIPSGIFHENVINLVGNGVVVDPVVLKREIDALKKLNVDVKNRLLLSRKAHLILPTHRLIDQASEASKGKEKIGSTLKGIGPTYMDKTGRNGLRIGDIFMPDFKERYNKLVEKHIRLLSFHQFEYDLSALEPAFFEGIEALKELTVVDSEHYINDHLKKEQKVLAEGAQGTLLDIDFGSYPFVTSSNTTTAGACTGLGIAPNRIGDVIGIFKAYCTRVGSGPFPTELEDETGERLRKLGNEFGSTTGRPRRCGWIDLPALRYAIMINGVTSLAMMKADVLNTFETIKVCTHYKVNGELTADMPYDLCCVDAEPVYKELKGWNCDLTGISEYKNLPKALLDYTLFLEKELGVSIDVISVGPDRTQTLLKN, encoded by the coding sequence ATGAAAGTAGATGTATTACTCGGACTCCAATGGGGAGACGAAGGGAAAGGAAAAATTGTTGACGTTCTCACACCAAAATATCAGGTAATCGGCCGTTTTCAGGGCGGACCAAATGCCGGACATACGCTGGAATTTAATGGTATTAAACACGTGCTTCATACCATTCCATCCGGAATTTTTCATGAAAATGTCATCAACCTTGTTGGTAACGGTGTGGTGGTTGACCCTGTTGTTTTGAAACGGGAAATTGATGCCTTAAAAAAATTAAATGTCGATGTAAAAAACCGACTGTTATTATCGCGTAAAGCGCATTTGATTTTGCCTACACATCGTTTAATCGATCAGGCTTCCGAAGCATCAAAAGGAAAAGAAAAAATCGGATCAACGCTTAAAGGGATTGGTCCAACCTACATGGATAAAACCGGTAGAAACGGATTGCGCATCGGCGATATTTTTATGCCCGATTTTAAAGAACGTTATAACAAACTGGTAGAAAAGCATATTCGTCTTTTATCATTTCACCAATTCGAATATGATTTAAGCGCATTAGAACCTGCATTTTTCGAAGGCATTGAAGCACTGAAAGAATTAACGGTTGTTGACAGCGAACATTACATTAACGATCATCTTAAAAAAGAACAAAAAGTCCTTGCAGAAGGAGCTCAGGGAACCTTACTCGATATCGATTTTGGATCCTATCCTTTTGTTACTTCCTCCAATACAACAACTGCCGGAGCTTGCACTGGTTTAGGAATTGCACCTAACCGCATTGGTGATGTAATCGGAATTTTTAAAGCCTATTGCACCCGTGTAGGAAGCGGTCCCTTCCCTACCGAACTCGAAGATGAAACCGGTGAACGTTTGCGAAAACTCGGGAATGAATTCGGATCCACAACCGGACGTCCGCGTCGCTGTGGCTGGATTGACCTGCCTGCTTTGCGTTACGCAATCATGATTAATGGAGTCACCTCCTTAGCCATGATGAAAGCGGATGTTCTCAATACATTTGAAACCATTAAAGTTTGCACACATTACAAAGTAAATGGCGAGCTTACAGCCGATATGCCATACGATTTATGTTGTGTGGATGCCGAACCGGTGTACAAAGAATTAAAAGGATGGAATTGCGATTTAACCGGGATTTCTGAATATAAAAATCTGCCTAAAGCATTACTCGATTACACCTTGTTCCTGGAAAAAGAATTAGGTGTTTCCATCGATGTAATTTCGGTAGGACCTGACCGCACGCAAACCCTGCTAAAAAACTAA
- a CDS encoding MATE family efflux transporter — protein sequence MAGNLHKLIGGDFPEREINRLAIPAIIASIAEPLISIGDAAIIGQYAEKDSVSLGAVAVGSTFFLSIIWVFAQTRTAMSSVMSRYYGEKKLEAVRTLVPQMIFMNFMLGLFFYLFTNLFSREIFTLYNVEGQQLEETIRYFSIRSIGFPFVLSTMMMFGVFRGIQNTVWAMSISLVGGLINILLDQILIGGVDGLISPMGIEGVAFASLCAQLVMFVMAIFFLYKKAGYSLNFLFPVNQEVYWLLHLTGNLIIRSLAVQTAYFFSGRIAAGCGPHYLNVHGVFWNIWLFSAFFIEGYCSAGNALAGKFYGEKNPEMLWRLSKFMIKRTIAIGVGLTLIYFITYRWIGHLFLTNSTELEIFYSAFWLVALVQPFNAFAFTYDELLKGIGEMKYIRNTLIIATFIGFVPVIHFLDFMEWHLLSVWSAFIVWMSIRGGRLMLYFNRNFSY from the coding sequence ATGGCAGGGAATCTCCACAAACTGATTGGTGGCGACTTCCCGGAGAGGGAAATCAACCGCCTGGCTATTCCTGCCATCATTGCTTCCATTGCTGAGCCTTTAATTTCTATTGGAGATGCTGCCATTATTGGTCAGTATGCCGAAAAAGATTCTGTATCACTCGGTGCTGTGGCTGTTGGTTCAACCTTTTTTCTGAGTATCATTTGGGTATTTGCTCAAACCCGCACCGCTATGTCGTCGGTGATGTCGAGATATTACGGTGAGAAAAAACTGGAGGCTGTTCGAACGCTGGTTCCGCAAATGATATTTATGAATTTCATGTTGGGACTTTTTTTCTACCTGTTCACCAATTTATTTTCCAGAGAAATTTTTACGCTTTACAATGTAGAAGGACAACAACTCGAAGAAACGATTCGTTATTTCAGTATCCGGTCCATTGGATTTCCATTTGTATTATCCACCATGATGATGTTTGGTGTTTTTCGGGGAATTCAAAACACAGTTTGGGCTATGTCGATTAGTTTGGTTGGCGGATTAATCAATATTCTTCTCGATCAAATTCTCATTGGAGGGGTGGATGGATTAATATCTCCAATGGGCATCGAAGGCGTTGCATTTGCCAGCTTGTGTGCACAACTTGTAATGTTTGTAATGGCCATATTTTTCCTCTATAAAAAAGCGGGTTATTCCCTTAATTTTTTGTTCCCGGTAAATCAGGAAGTCTATTGGTTACTCCATTTAACCGGAAATCTGATTATCCGTTCTCTCGCTGTGCAAACTGCTTATTTCTTTTCCGGAAGAATTGCAGCGGGGTGTGGACCCCATTATCTCAATGTACATGGTGTATTTTGGAACATCTGGTTATTCAGTGCCTTTTTTATTGAAGGTTATTGCAGTGCAGGTAATGCGCTTGCCGGAAAATTTTACGGCGAAAAAAATCCGGAAATGCTTTGGCGCTTATCCAAATTCATGATTAAACGAACCATAGCCATTGGTGTTGGACTAACCCTTATTTATTTCATCACCTACAGATGGATCGGGCATTTATTTTTAACCAATAGTACTGAGTTGGAAATTTTTTATTCTGCTTTTTGGCTGGTAGCCCTTGTTCAACCGTTTAATGCATTTGCCTTTACTTACGATGAATTACTAAAAGGAATCGGAGAAATGAAGTATATTCGAAATACACTCATCATTGCCACCTTTATTGGTTTTGTACCGGTAATTCATTTTTTAGATTTTATGGAATGGCATTTGCTGTCGGTATGGTCGGCATTTATCGTTTGGATGAGTATTAGAGGGGGACGCTTAATGCTTTATTTTAATCGTAATTTCAGCTACTGA
- a CDS encoding DNA/RNA non-specific endonuclease, translated as MKKIFLIVFTIALSVSNPLQGWSQKDSLVEKEIRDAEEQLKIIREREIQTQLRIELLKMQMCSTMLQTIGFPIVSGGSFPTISHHAMVLAYDESNEQAKWVMHVILPDILDGKVARTNDFRKDTLVKTGTAEKEDYWKSGYDRGHLAPSADFRWSPTALSESYFYSNMSPQKPELNREKWAEMEDLLREYVMNNGHKLFVVTGPVMKDSPGQIGNKNKVTIPGYFYKVAMDPASKVGIAFIMPNDRCPKTVLQYAVSIDSVEKFTGINFFPVLNASEEKEIESKTDIEKWKIRREDGNADPINPESLPKGKFNTSQAKYHIGDKATVCGKVVSAKYNEKSGATFINLDRKFPDQIFTIQIWKDSRQNFSYHPEEELLNKTICVTGKILENQGVPVMTIYNESAIEIEED; from the coding sequence ATGAAAAAAATATTTTTAATAGTATTTACCATCGCACTTTCTGTTTCTAATCCATTACAGGGTTGGAGTCAGAAGGATTCATTGGTAGAAAAAGAGATCCGCGATGCCGAGGAGCAATTAAAGATCATCCGCGAAAGGGAAATTCAAACTCAACTGCGCATCGAATTGCTAAAAATGCAAATGTGCAGTACCATGTTACAAACCATCGGATTTCCCATTGTATCGGGTGGATCTTTTCCAACTATTTCTCACCATGCTATGGTGCTGGCTTATGATGAAAGCAATGAACAGGCCAAATGGGTAATGCATGTTATTTTACCGGATATTCTGGACGGAAAAGTTGCACGCACCAATGATTTCAGAAAAGATACATTGGTAAAAACAGGAACCGCAGAAAAAGAAGATTATTGGAAAAGTGGATACGACCGTGGCCACCTTGCTCCTTCTGCTGATTTCAGATGGTCGCCCACTGCACTGAGTGAATCGTATTTTTATTCGAATATGAGTCCGCAAAAACCCGAATTAAACCGCGAGAAATGGGCTGAGATGGAAGATCTGCTGAGGGAATACGTTATGAATAACGGGCATAAATTATTTGTAGTTACGGGTCCCGTTATGAAGGATTCGCCCGGACAAATCGGCAATAAAAACAAGGTAACTATTCCGGGGTATTTTTATAAAGTTGCCATGGATCCCGCATCGAAAGTGGGAATTGCTTTTATCATGCCGAATGATCGTTGTCCAAAAACCGTTCTGCAATATGCAGTGAGCATCGACAGTGTAGAAAAGTTTACGGGCATCAATTTTTTCCCGGTATTAAACGCATCTGAAGAAAAGGAAATTGAATCGAAAACCGACATCGAGAAATGGAAAATCCGTCGCGAAGACGGGAATGCCGACCCGATTAATCCGGAAAGTCTGCCGAAAGGGAAGTTCAATACCTCTCAGGCAAAATATCACATTGGTGATAAAGCTACGGTTTGCGGCAAAGTAGTTTCTGCCAAATATAATGAGAAATCAGGCGCTACGTTTATAAATCTGGACCGCAAATTCCCGGACCAGATTTTTACCATTCAAATCTGGAAGGACAGTCGCCAGAATTTTAGCTACCACCCTGAAGAAGAGCTGCTTAACAAAACTATTTGCGTTACCGGTAAAATACTTGAAAATCAAGGAGTTCCGGTAATGACCATTTATAATGAAAGCGCTATTGAGATTGAAGAAGATTAA